The following are encoded in a window of Pseudomonas multiresinivorans genomic DNA:
- the greB gene encoding transcription elongation factor GreB, protein MSTNIITKEGHEALKKELDYLWREKRPDTTKKVTWAASLGDRSENADYQYNKKLLREIDRRVRYLRKRLEDVRVIEYSPEQEGKVFFGAWVEVENEAGEIKKFRIVGYDEIYGRNDYISIDSPMARALLKKEVGDEAIVPTPSGEILWWVNEITY, encoded by the coding sequence GTGAGCACCAACATCATTACGAAGGAAGGGCACGAAGCTCTCAAAAAGGAGCTCGACTACCTCTGGCGCGAGAAACGCCCTGACACGACCAAGAAGGTCACCTGGGCTGCATCGCTCGGTGACCGCTCGGAGAACGCCGACTACCAGTACAACAAGAAGCTGCTTCGCGAGATTGATCGCCGGGTGCGATACCTACGCAAGCGCCTTGAGGACGTGAGGGTGATTGAGTACTCCCCCGAGCAGGAGGGAAAGGTCTTCTTTGGAGCCTGGGTCGAGGTTGAGAACGAGGCAGGCGAGATCAAGAAATTCAGGATCGTGGGCTACGACGAGATCTACGGTCGGAACGACTACATCTCGATCGACTCGCCGATGGCACGCGCGCTTCTGAAGAAAGAGGTAGGAGACGAGGCTATTGTGCCGACCCCATCAGGTGAGATTTTGTGGTGGGTGAACGAAATTACGTACTAG
- a CDS encoding DUF6957 family protein gives MTIPDGLSKISSIIYGDGTPMTGCQLSDEEAMQWVRERYSNMEYCLVREWCWLDIDVSDEARDGLKKRALQPVVVYANNVVYDSRRRWDTGSWVKTSLLHRYDEGGAFMTFNSVYVLLGEGTRQTTTPEALRSLI, from the coding sequence ATGACCATCCCTGACGGTCTGTCCAAAATCAGCTCGATCATCTATGGCGATGGCACTCCTATGACCGGATGTCAGCTCAGCGATGAGGAGGCTATGCAGTGGGTTCGAGAACGCTACTCGAACATGGAGTACTGCCTAGTGCGCGAGTGGTGTTGGCTGGATATCGACGTTTCTGATGAAGCCCGGGATGGACTGAAGAAGCGGGCCTTGCAGCCCGTGGTTGTGTACGCGAACAACGTTGTTTACGACAGCAGGCGTCGGTGGGACACCGGCTCCTGGGTTAAGACCTCGCTCCTGCATCGATACGACGAGGGCGGAGCGTTCATGACGTTTAACAGCGTTTACGTGCTCCTAGGCGAAGGGACGCGTCAGACCACAACGCCTGAAGCTCTCAGAAGCCTCATTTAG
- a CDS encoding helix-turn-helix domain-containing protein, translating to MKKLRTVKDRAAFYDDLISKLSIGAPVDFGATVRLLRKKVTGMNQEEFALACRIDVVTLKRLERNLMSPDLEMLGDILYIFGLQLTIIRQDRNAWRWSAVDQEFIRRHTLKKKAE from the coding sequence ATGAAGAAGCTTCGTACAGTGAAGGATCGAGCAGCGTTCTACGACGATCTGATTTCGAAGCTCTCCATAGGCGCTCCGGTCGATTTCGGGGCGACTGTCAGATTGCTGCGCAAAAAAGTGACGGGGATGAACCAGGAGGAGTTCGCGCTAGCGTGCAGGATCGATGTGGTCACACTGAAGAGGCTAGAGCGCAACCTGATGTCTCCTGACCTGGAGATGCTCGGAGACATCCTATACATCTTCGGGCTTCAGCTGACCATCATTCGGCAGGATCGTAACGCCTGGAGGTGGTCAGCCGTAGATCAGGAATTTATCAGGCGCCACACGCTAAAGAAGAAGGCTGAGTGA
- a CDS encoding DUF6119 family protein — MPNQETTRTLSVRLLKEGRAPDSVLKIAYAPDGGKGSIRQYSWTSIDDALLFVGQLYTKPPSWLPFIEEHMVEHPDEIISSGAGAVLVLPVRGRTMAICFGHIHIALDEEAFERHFGLKVTLNSVPRDGIRTLDLATPDAVTFQKRVQASKDSDIQDFGVDMLRDLARVAGGTPSNSDFAKFLAGRDSLSITCRVSSVGLQDKCEEILDAYVSEAYKEDFAWVDNMQSVRDNDTIQVLNDRLFEALQTLRAGGESDLHMAPPEVVDYEEGCLLHYNGFGGSGATFHSLSIEDYVAELNRCDFRGGIDEVREKHYIKAKTGTSETFNVGWKVYQCFTFETTLEDSGQESSYVLFSGNWYRIEQSFKEQIEARYEQIPKVVIIGPTTCNNERELIAHLEETRPDLLCLDQVKINPGGVRNANIEPCDFLSEAKEFIHLKDGHSSGPISHLWAQGIVSAEALVSDSEFRKKLRREVNQRRPGSLPLLPAIHGRVARAEYTVVYGIMRKPYKDGSIGIPFFSKVSLQAAADRLEQLDLPMALEIIQKPAGEVAAQEVDE; from the coding sequence ATGCCCAACCAGGAGACGACAAGGACGCTTTCCGTACGCCTTTTGAAGGAGGGGCGGGCGCCAGATTCTGTTCTCAAGATCGCCTACGCACCTGATGGTGGGAAGGGCTCGATTCGACAGTACAGCTGGACGAGCATTGACGACGCGTTGCTGTTTGTAGGCCAGCTCTATACAAAGCCCCCGTCGTGGCTTCCCTTTATTGAAGAGCACATGGTGGAACACCCCGATGAAATCATCTCCAGCGGGGCAGGGGCTGTTTTAGTTCTCCCAGTACGTGGCCGCACAATGGCGATCTGTTTTGGGCACATTCATATTGCGCTCGATGAGGAAGCCTTCGAGCGCCATTTTGGTCTCAAAGTGACTCTGAATTCGGTTCCGCGAGACGGCATCCGAACACTCGATTTGGCCACCCCAGATGCGGTCACTTTTCAGAAACGTGTGCAGGCAAGCAAGGACAGCGACATCCAAGACTTTGGTGTCGACATGCTTCGCGACCTGGCCCGCGTTGCTGGAGGAACTCCCTCCAATAGCGACTTCGCGAAGTTCCTGGCCGGTCGTGACAGTCTCTCTATCACTTGCCGGGTCAGCTCAGTTGGCTTGCAGGACAAGTGCGAAGAGATCCTCGATGCCTACGTCTCCGAAGCCTACAAGGAAGACTTCGCTTGGGTCGACAATATGCAGTCGGTCAGGGACAACGACACGATTCAGGTTCTGAACGATCGTCTTTTTGAGGCCCTGCAGACTCTTCGCGCCGGCGGTGAAAGCGACTTGCATATGGCGCCTCCCGAAGTGGTGGATTACGAAGAGGGCTGCCTCCTTCACTACAACGGCTTTGGCGGCAGTGGCGCTACGTTCCACAGTCTTTCCATCGAAGACTACGTGGCGGAGTTGAATCGCTGCGACTTCAGGGGTGGGATTGATGAGGTTCGCGAAAAGCACTACATCAAAGCCAAGACAGGAACCTCTGAGACCTTCAACGTGGGCTGGAAGGTTTACCAGTGCTTCACATTCGAGACGACCTTGGAGGATAGCGGTCAGGAGAGCAGCTACGTCCTCTTCTCCGGCAATTGGTACCGTATCGAGCAGAGTTTCAAGGAGCAGATTGAGGCGCGGTACGAGCAGATTCCTAAGGTCGTGATCATCGGGCCAACTACCTGTAACAACGAGCGGGAGCTGATCGCCCACTTGGAGGAGACTCGCCCTGATCTGCTCTGCCTGGATCAGGTGAAGATCAACCCAGGCGGTGTGAGGAATGCGAACATTGAACCTTGCGATTTCCTGTCGGAGGCGAAGGAGTTCATCCATCTAAAAGATGGCCACTCTTCTGGGCCGATTAGTCACCTCTGGGCGCAAGGCATCGTCAGCGCGGAGGCATTGGTCAGCGATTCGGAGTTCAGGAAGAAGCTGCGGAGGGAGGTGAATCAACGTCGCCCAGGCTCGCTGCCCCTGCTACCAGCTATCCATGGGAGAGTCGCTCGTGCAGAGTACACCGTTGTCTATGGGATCATGCGCAAGCCCTATAAGGACGGCAGCATAGGCATACCGTTTTTCAGTAAAGTCAGCCTACAAGCCGCAGCGGATCGCCTCGAGCAGCTCGATCTCCCTATGGCGCTGGAGATTATTCAGAAGCCTGCTGGTGAGGTCGCTGCGCAAGAAGTCGACGAGTAA
- a CDS encoding cyclase family protein has translation MNLSKCRMLDLSVSLDNNPYTDPPPLLPKIDYMDHQEGWPEMAAMFPGLRKEDLPGDESWAAERLSITTHSGTHMDAPWHYASTTDGGKPAFGIDELPLEWCLQPGVKLDFRGFPDGHVVTAAEVEAELQRIGHELKPLEIVMINTRAGSLFGQPGYLDAGVGMGREATLYLLERGVRVVGTDAWSWDAPFKYTRERFAESGDASIIWEGHKAGRDIGYGQMEKLANLDQLPASGFWVSCFPYKIRHASAGFVRAVALFE, from the coding sequence ATGAATCTCAGTAAGTGCCGCATGCTCGATCTGTCGGTTTCTCTCGACAACAATCCGTACACGGATCCGCCGCCGCTGTTGCCCAAGATCGATTACATGGATCACCAGGAAGGCTGGCCAGAGATGGCTGCGATGTTCCCTGGTCTTCGCAAGGAAGATCTGCCGGGTGATGAGTCCTGGGCGGCTGAGCGCCTTTCCATCACCACGCACAGTGGAACCCACATGGATGCGCCTTGGCACTACGCCTCCACCACTGACGGCGGTAAGCCTGCATTTGGTATTGATGAGCTGCCGCTGGAGTGGTGCCTTCAACCTGGTGTAAAGCTGGATTTCCGGGGGTTCCCCGACGGCCATGTAGTGACTGCCGCTGAGGTAGAAGCGGAGTTGCAGCGCATCGGTCACGAGCTCAAACCACTGGAAATCGTGATGATCAACACGCGAGCCGGCAGCCTCTTTGGGCAACCCGGCTACCTTGATGCTGGCGTAGGAATGGGGCGCGAAGCGACTCTCTATCTGCTGGAGCGTGGAGTACGAGTTGTCGGTACCGACGCCTGGAGCTGGGACGCGCCCTTCAAATACACGCGTGAGCGATTCGCTGAATCAGGTGATGCGTCGATCATTTGGGAAGGGCACAAGGCCGGTCGCGATATCGGTTACGGACAGATGGAAAAACTGGCAAACCTCGACCAGCTTCCTGCCAGTGGGTTCTGGGTATCGTGCTTCCCTTACAAGATCCGTCACGCTTCCGCAGGGTTCGTGCGCGCCGTGGCCTTGTTTGAGTGA
- a CDS encoding NAD-dependent epimerase/dehydratase family protein yields MRVMVTGANGFVGRELVSRLLSQGVIRGRKIDALLLLDQKLDGFPDDSRLRRHYGSVTDPALLRRALADGVDVVFHLVSIPGGAAEANYELGYQVNLQASLELLHQLRSSDRPPVLVYASSVAVYGGELPARMDECQPSRPQLSYAAHKRMIEIAIEDLARRGEVDGRALRLPGIVARPREPNGLKSAFMSDLMHAYAAGDAYACPVSPQATAWWMSARCCVDNLLHAAELKNLTEERVWQLPVLQLSIAQLLDALAVRFGEANGEQIEFKPDAQLEGLFGRQPQLRTPRARAIGFCHDGSAAALLRNSLPAAPRRSRSTTSKTGVATNESQ; encoded by the coding sequence ATGCGCGTGATGGTCACCGGCGCCAATGGGTTTGTCGGTCGTGAACTCGTCTCGCGCTTGCTCAGCCAAGGAGTGATTCGAGGGCGCAAGATCGATGCTCTATTGCTTCTTGACCAAAAGCTGGACGGCTTTCCCGATGACTCTCGACTGCGTCGCCATTACGGCAGTGTCACCGATCCTGCCTTGCTACGTCGGGCACTCGCTGATGGCGTTGATGTAGTGTTCCACTTGGTGAGCATCCCTGGCGGGGCAGCTGAGGCTAACTACGAGCTAGGTTATCAAGTGAACCTCCAGGCCAGCCTTGAGCTGCTGCATCAATTGCGGAGCAGCGATCGACCGCCTGTTTTGGTTTATGCGAGCAGTGTCGCCGTGTATGGCGGAGAGCTCCCTGCCCGTATGGATGAGTGTCAGCCCTCACGCCCGCAGCTTTCTTATGCTGCTCACAAGCGCATGATCGAAATCGCTATTGAGGACTTGGCCAGGAGGGGAGAGGTCGATGGTCGTGCGCTTCGGCTTCCTGGCATTGTCGCCCGTCCGCGAGAGCCAAACGGATTGAAGTCGGCGTTCATGAGCGACCTGATGCATGCATATGCCGCAGGAGATGCCTACGCCTGTCCTGTTTCGCCTCAGGCAACGGCGTGGTGGATGTCTGCGCGATGCTGCGTGGACAACCTTCTGCATGCAGCTGAGCTCAAGAATCTGACGGAAGAACGAGTCTGGCAGCTTCCGGTGCTGCAGCTTTCGATCGCTCAGCTTCTAGATGCGTTGGCTGTGCGCTTCGGCGAGGCCAATGGAGAGCAGATTGAATTCAAGCCTGACGCTCAGTTGGAAGGCTTGTTCGGTCGTCAACCGCAACTTAGAACGCCTCGAGCCCGGGCTATCGGTTTCTGTCATGACGGCTCCGCCGCGGCCCTGTTGCGGAACTCACTACCAGCCGCCCCCCGTCGCAGTCGCTCGACCACCTCCAAGACAGGAGTTGCTACCAATGAATCTCAGTAA
- a CDS encoding fumarylacetoacetate hydrolase family protein, with protein sequence MKLATLNDGSHDGCLLVVSRNLQYAVDASGIAATLQAALDSWDLVEADLENLYRRLNAGEVAGAFALSIDRLAAPLPRAWQWLDGSCFLSHGELMQKAFNLEPIEGIESTPLIYQGAGDDFIGPRADIPLPTEAHGIDFEGEFAVLLDEVPMGCPAEEALGHVRLVLQLNDVSLRALAPREMRTGFGFLQAKPSSSFAPVAVTPDELGEAWRGGRVHLPLNVEWNGEWFGHPHGGAMHFGFHQLIAHAALTRKLSAGTMIGSGTVSNADRSVGSACIAERRAIETIADGAPTTGFMRFGDRVRMEARGPQGEVLFGAIDQRVVQGGWPCA encoded by the coding sequence ATGAAGCTCGCTACGCTGAATGATGGAAGTCACGATGGTTGCCTGCTCGTAGTTTCCCGCAATCTCCAATACGCAGTCGATGCCAGCGGCATTGCTGCCACTCTACAGGCCGCGCTTGATAGCTGGGATCTTGTAGAAGCCGATCTTGAGAATCTTTACCGGCGTCTGAACGCAGGGGAGGTCGCTGGTGCCTTTGCTCTATCGATTGATCGACTTGCGGCTCCACTACCTCGTGCCTGGCAATGGTTGGACGGTTCGTGCTTCCTTAGCCACGGGGAGCTAATGCAGAAAGCATTCAACCTGGAGCCCATTGAGGGCATCGAGAGCACGCCGCTGATCTACCAGGGAGCTGGCGACGATTTCATCGGCCCTCGCGCAGACATCCCGCTTCCAACCGAAGCCCATGGCATCGATTTCGAAGGGGAGTTTGCTGTCCTTTTGGATGAGGTTCCCATGGGCTGCCCGGCAGAAGAAGCACTGGGGCATGTACGTCTTGTGCTGCAACTCAATGATGTAAGTCTGCGAGCGCTCGCGCCACGTGAGATGAGGACTGGCTTTGGCTTCCTTCAAGCTAAGCCATCCAGCAGCTTTGCTCCAGTAGCAGTCACCCCTGATGAACTGGGGGAAGCCTGGCGAGGGGGAAGGGTACATCTCCCGTTGAACGTCGAGTGGAACGGGGAGTGGTTTGGTCACCCGCATGGTGGTGCTATGCACTTCGGCTTCCATCAGCTGATTGCTCATGCTGCCCTGACTCGCAAACTGAGCGCTGGAACAATGATTGGCTCGGGAACTGTGTCAAACGCCGATCGTTCCGTAGGGTCTGCATGCATCGCCGAACGACGCGCAATCGAGACCATTGCTGATGGTGCCCCCACCACTGGCTTCATGCGCTTTGGCGACAGAGTGCGCATGGAGGCCCGCGGCCCGCAGGGAGAAGTACTCTTTGGAGCCATTGATCAGCGTGTGGTGCAAGGAGGCTGGCCATGCGCGTGA
- a CDS encoding cupin domain-containing protein, giving the protein MQQLPTFKRVVTGHDSKGQAVTASSGATPNNFPLKAIPGTIFYEVWNSPTSPAPLDNADDPTSQPLQLSPGHLGSVIRVVDIPPDSVQNQVSAEDAAAAFAEIGESHAGTGKTDSKHKLMHRTETLDYGIVTEGEVWLVLDEEEVHLKRGDIVVQRGTNHAWSNRTEEMARMVFILLDGRYAPDLKELLP; this is encoded by the coding sequence ATGCAGCAGCTTCCCACCTTCAAACGCGTAGTTACTGGCCATGACTCGAAAGGCCAGGCAGTGACCGCGAGCAGCGGTGCTACCCCAAATAACTTCCCACTCAAAGCCATCCCGGGAACCATCTTTTATGAGGTTTGGAATAGCCCCACCTCGCCAGCTCCTTTGGATAACGCAGATGATCCGACTTCCCAGCCGCTGCAGCTGAGCCCTGGGCATTTGGGAAGTGTGATTCGGGTGGTCGACATTCCGCCAGACAGCGTTCAGAACCAAGTCAGCGCTGAGGATGCTGCAGCAGCATTTGCAGAAATTGGTGAGTCGCACGCCGGTACGGGCAAGACGGACTCGAAGCACAAACTCATGCACCGCACCGAAACGCTCGATTACGGCATCGTGACCGAAGGCGAGGTCTGGCTCGTGCTTGATGAGGAAGAGGTGCATCTAAAACGGGGTGACATTGTTGTCCAGCGCGGAACTAACCATGCCTGGAGTAACCGTACCGAGGAAATGGCTCGGATGGTGTTCATCCTGCTTGACGGACGTTACGCACCTGACCTGAAGGAGTTGCTGCCATGA
- a CDS encoding SDR family NAD(P)-dependent oxidoreductase, which produces MSDLFSLSGKTALVTGATRGIGLAVARELGRAGAEVIISSEDADACREVAASLASEGIKAHSLAADLRYEQSVADLANGSLELFGHIDILVCNAGVAPHMGPLTTATDEEWELTFTVNLRSTVWLTNRLLPAMAEQGGGSVVLMSSIAGGRGNKALGLYGISKAGLAQLARNLAVEWGPSNIRVNAISPGVIETEFARPLTDNPEIVKRRIALTPLRRFGCPEEVAALAVLLAAPGGAFISGQNIIVDGGTTIGDGN; this is translated from the coding sequence ATGAGCGATCTGTTTTCTCTCTCTGGGAAAACTGCCCTGGTTACTGGCGCAACTCGTGGCATCGGCCTCGCGGTTGCTCGGGAACTGGGCCGCGCCGGAGCAGAAGTCATCATCAGCAGCGAGGACGCCGACGCGTGTAGAGAGGTAGCTGCGAGTTTGGCGAGTGAAGGCATCAAGGCTCACTCGCTGGCAGCAGATCTACGTTATGAGCAGTCAGTTGCAGACCTCGCAAACGGATCGCTGGAGCTGTTTGGGCATATCGACATTTTGGTCTGTAACGCCGGCGTAGCGCCCCACATGGGCCCGCTAACCACCGCTACTGATGAAGAGTGGGAACTCACTTTTACTGTGAATTTGCGAAGCACAGTGTGGCTCACGAATCGGCTGTTGCCTGCAATGGCAGAGCAGGGCGGTGGCAGCGTTGTTCTGATGTCGAGTATCGCTGGGGGGCGCGGGAACAAAGCGCTAGGGCTATATGGAATCTCAAAAGCCGGCCTCGCCCAGCTCGCCCGCAATCTGGCTGTCGAGTGGGGGCCTAGCAACATCCGCGTGAACGCAATTAGTCCCGGCGTCATTGAAACCGAGTTCGCACGCCCCCTCACAGACAACCCTGAAATCGTAAAGCGTCGAATAGCGCTTACACCGCTGCGTCGTTTCGGCTGCCCGGAGGAGGTGGCTGCTTTGGCCGTCCTGCTCGCGGCCCCAGGAGGCGCATTCATTAGCGGACAGAACATCATTGTTGATGGCGGTACCACCATCGGCGATGGCAATTGA
- a CDS encoding MFS transporter — translation MSNERKAGTAQSLLLLFGSCLPVLGAVLIAPVLPRLQAHFLDSPGATVLVPVALTIPALMIALVAPIAGALVDRFGRRALLLISMLIYTICGTLPLVLDSLPLIVASRAGLGLAEAGIMTCCTTLIGDYFEGERRERLFALQMVASSLSAALFMAVGGSLGEAGWRAPFMVYAVGLICLPLMAKLLWEPAEAKAAHSIPETSNFPWASLLPLYLLSLLAGASLFIVPVQAGYLLNLIHVDAPQQIGITMGANQLGVLAGALVFHILSGLSTPRLLAIGFAIAGVGGVLMSQAGDQALMVVAVLVNGIGVGLLLPTLITQVMQEVDFTQRGRATGGFTAAIFAGEFLSPLIVLALTGGDHAGLPMALLQFAIAQLVLAPICFVLLRRSQKSFAPGAA, via the coding sequence ATGAGCAATGAGCGCAAGGCGGGGACAGCTCAATCTCTTTTGCTGCTTTTTGGCAGCTGCCTGCCGGTACTCGGTGCAGTATTAATCGCTCCGGTACTGCCTCGCCTGCAGGCTCATTTCTTAGACTCGCCTGGTGCAACAGTGCTTGTTCCCGTTGCGCTGACCATTCCGGCTTTGATGATCGCACTCGTGGCTCCTATTGCCGGTGCATTAGTTGACCGATTCGGACGCAGGGCTCTGCTTCTGATCAGCATGCTGATCTATACGATCTGCGGAACGTTGCCATTGGTGCTCGACTCCTTGCCACTGATAGTGGCCAGTCGTGCGGGTCTTGGGCTCGCCGAGGCAGGGATCATGACTTGCTGCACCACCCTGATAGGCGATTATTTTGAGGGTGAGCGACGCGAGCGTTTGTTCGCGCTTCAAATGGTTGCCAGCTCCCTTTCTGCGGCCTTGTTCATGGCAGTTGGAGGGTCGTTAGGGGAGGCAGGTTGGCGTGCTCCGTTTATGGTTTACGCCGTGGGGCTTATTTGCCTTCCCCTTATGGCAAAACTGTTGTGGGAGCCTGCAGAAGCTAAAGCAGCGCACTCCATTCCTGAAACATCGAATTTCCCATGGGCATCGTTGCTCCCGCTCTACCTACTGAGTTTGCTCGCAGGTGCCAGTCTTTTCATTGTGCCGGTGCAAGCGGGTTACCTGCTCAACCTGATCCATGTGGATGCCCCGCAGCAAATTGGTATCACGATGGGGGCGAACCAGCTTGGCGTGTTGGCCGGTGCTTTGGTCTTCCACATCCTTTCTGGGCTTTCCACTCCACGTCTTCTGGCAATCGGATTTGCGATAGCAGGTGTAGGCGGGGTGCTGATGAGTCAGGCAGGAGACCAGGCTTTGATGGTGGTGGCCGTCTTGGTCAACGGGATTGGTGTTGGCCTGCTGTTGCCGACGCTGATTACCCAAGTGATGCAAGAGGTCGACTTCACCCAACGGGGTCGTGCGACAGGGGGCTTTACCGCCGCAATTTTTGCAGGTGAGTTTCTAAGCCCTCTGATTGTCTTAGCCCTCACAGGCGGAGATCACGCAGGTCTGCCAATGGCACTTCTGCAGTTCGCAATTGCACAGCTCGTACTGGCCCCCATTTGTTTTGTTCTTTTGCGCCGAAGCCAAAAGTCTTTCGCACCAGGTGCCGCATGA
- a CDS encoding efflux RND transporter permease subunit, translating to MQVQTSPTPSTGSLDNFDSTSGSVLERALFNHRALVLLLCLAATLLLGWQATRLTLNASFEKMIPREHPFIVNYLEHRQELAGLGNAVRIAVANPSGSIYDKNYLHTLQQINDEVYLLPGVDRAAMKSLWTPSTRWTGVTEEGLEGGPVIPDGYDGGAASLEALKRNVERSNEIGQLVAFDQRSTIVYVPLLERTPDGQPLDYTVFAHELEKVRATYQAQGVEIHITGFAKVVGDLIDGLKQILIFFAAAIAITAAVLYWYTRCVRSTFLVVTCSLVAVIWQLGLLPLLGYELDPYSVLVPFLVFAIGMSHGAQKMNGIMQDVGRGMHRLVAARFTFRRLFLAGLTALLCDAVGFAVLMIIKIQVIQDLAVIASLGVAVLIFTNLILLPVLLSYVGVSQRAARRSLRAEEAEASGEEKHAVWRFLDLFTRKRWATVCVIVAALMAAGGYAVSLKLKVGDLDAGAPELRPDSRYNRDNGFITQHYGASSDVFAVMVKTPAGECSAYSTLKRVDDLDWQLRGLEGVDSTNSLALLNRRVLVGLSEGNPKWYELVNNQATLNMVTAGAPRGLYNDDCSLLTLYAYLKDHKADTLTRVVESVEGFATANDTEHAKFLLAAGSAGIEAATNIVVKQANRDMLWWVYGAVILLCLVTFRSWRAVLCAVLPLVLTSILCEALMVALGMGVKVATLPVIALGVGIGVDYALYVMSIVLAQLRQGASLSEAYYRALLFTGKVVMLTGVTLAIGVGTWIFSPIKFQADMGVLLAFMFVWNMVGALVLLPALAYFLLPRRAVETTAATASVPHNLEEVHHDRNCCKSHAAAPLA from the coding sequence ATGCAAGTACAGACCTCCCCGACGCCGTCCACCGGTAGTCTCGACAATTTCGACAGCACTTCAGGCTCCGTGCTTGAGCGTGCTCTGTTCAACCATCGCGCCCTGGTTCTTCTGCTGTGTCTTGCGGCGACCTTGCTCCTTGGCTGGCAAGCGACGCGCCTTACGCTCAATGCCAGTTTCGAGAAGATGATTCCCCGTGAGCATCCATTCATCGTCAATTACCTGGAGCATCGCCAGGAGCTGGCGGGCTTGGGAAATGCGGTGCGAATTGCCGTGGCAAACCCGAGCGGCAGCATTTACGACAAGAATTACCTGCACACCCTGCAGCAGATCAACGATGAGGTTTATCTGCTGCCGGGTGTCGACCGTGCTGCAATGAAGTCCCTGTGGACTCCTTCCACTCGCTGGACAGGAGTAACGGAAGAAGGGTTGGAAGGCGGCCCGGTGATTCCCGATGGCTATGATGGCGGTGCTGCTAGTCTCGAGGCCCTGAAACGAAACGTGGAACGTTCCAACGAGATTGGTCAGTTGGTGGCGTTCGATCAGCGCTCCACAATCGTTTATGTACCGTTGCTGGAGCGAACTCCCGACGGTCAGCCGCTTGATTACACCGTCTTCGCACATGAGCTCGAGAAGGTACGAGCCACCTATCAAGCGCAAGGTGTTGAGATCCACATCACCGGTTTTGCGAAGGTTGTTGGCGATCTGATTGATGGCCTGAAGCAAATCCTGATCTTCTTCGCGGCTGCCATCGCCATCACTGCTGCGGTGCTGTACTGGTACACCCGCTGTGTGCGCAGCACCTTCCTAGTAGTGACTTGCTCACTTGTCGCGGTGATCTGGCAGCTCGGCCTGCTGCCGTTGCTTGGATACGAGCTTGATCCGTACTCCGTCCTGGTTCCGTTCCTGGTGTTTGCGATCGGAATGAGCCATGGCGCCCAGAAGATGAACGGCATCATGCAGGACGTCGGACGTGGCATGCATCGCCTGGTTGCCGCACGTTTCACTTTCCGTCGACTGTTCCTTGCAGGCCTGACCGCTCTGCTGTGCGATGCCGTTGGCTTTGCGGTGCTGATGATCATCAAGATCCAGGTTATTCAGGATCTGGCAGTGATCGCCAGTCTGGGCGTTGCAGTCCTCATCTTCACCAACCTCATCTTGCTCCCGGTACTGCTTTCCTATGTCGGTGTGAGCCAGCGAGCTGCTCGCCGCAGCCTTCGCGCTGAAGAGGCTGAAGCTAGCGGCGAAGAGAAGCATGCAGTTTGGCGTTTCCTTGATCTGTTCACCCGCAAGCGCTGGGCCACTGTATGCGTGATCGTGGCAGCTCTCATGGCTGCTGGTGGGTACGCCGTCAGTCTCAAACTGAAGGTTGGCGATCTGGATGCCGGCGCACCTGAGCTTCGTCCGGACTCTCGCTACAACCGTGACAACGGCTTCATCACTCAGCACTACGGAGCAAGCAGTGACGTGTTTGCCGTAATGGTGAAAACGCCGGCAGGTGAATGCTCAGCCTACAGCACGCTGAAACGTGTAGACGATCTTGACTGGCAGCTCCGTGGTTTGGAGGGTGTTGATTCGACCAACTCTTTGGCGTTGCTGAATCGTCGAGTTCTGGTCGGCCTTTCTGAAGGCAACCCCAAGTGGTACGAGTTGGTAAACAACCAGGCGACTCTGAACATGGTTACAGCCGGAGCGCCGCGTGGTCTCTATAACGATGACTGCAGTCTGTTGACCCTCTACGCCTATCTCAAAGATCACAAGGCCGACACTCTTACTCGGGTCGTCGAAAGTGTTGAGGGATTCGCGACAGCTAATGACACCGAGCACGCTAAATTCCTGCTAGCTGCAGGTAGCGCCGGTATCGAGGCAGCCACCAACATTGTCGTGAAGCAGGCCAACCGCGACATGCTGTGGTGGGTCTATGGGGCGGTAATTCTGCTGTGCCTAGTAACCTTCCGCTCCTGGCGTGCAGTGCTCTGCGCTGTACTTCCGCTCGTGCTCACTTCGATTCTTTGCGAAGCCTTGATGGTCGCTTTAGGGATGGGAGTAAAGGTTGCGACGCTCCCGGTGATCGCTCTAGGGGTGGGTATTGGCGTCGACTATGCCCTCTATGTGATGAGCATCGTTCTGGCCCAACTGCGCCAAGGGGCGAGTCTATCCGAGGCTTATTACCGAGCTCTGCTTTTCACCGGAAAGGTAGTGATGCTCACCGGCGTGACCCTCGCAATTGGGGTTGGTACCTGGATCTTCTCTCCCATTAAGTTCCAGGCGGACATGGGCGTTCTGCTGGCCTTCATGTTCGTCTGGAACATGGTTGGCGCCTTGGTTCTGCTGCCGGCATTGGCTTATTTCCTCCTTCCCAGACGTGCTGTCGAAACAACGGCAGCTACCGCCTCTGTGCCGCACAACCTCGAAGAGGTTCACCACGACCGCAATTGCTGTAAGTCCCACGCAGCTGCTCCCCTGGCGTAA